The following are encoded together in the Lathyrus oleraceus cultivar Zhongwan6 chromosome 3, CAAS_Psat_ZW6_1.0, whole genome shotgun sequence genome:
- the LOC127128078 gene encoding uncharacterized protein LOC127128078 — translation MGFLLSKTESCISIPQKILNTMRSPLKSGNIIVHKEAMKTTIAFFVGCVFGLFIGLSLTKLNLSSNLSNEHHKLNESTKIWVPTNPRGAERLPPKIVESQSDFYLRRLWGLPHQDLRIKPKYLVSFTVGYDQRDNIDAAIKKFSENFTIVLFHYDDRISEWNQFEWSKKAIHIAASKQTKWWYAKRFLHPDIVASYDYVFIWDEDLGLEHFDAEEYLKIVKKRGLEISQPGVDLSSDFTWQMTRKKDGVEVHKEAEEKDGWCSNPPVPPCAAFVEIMAPVFSRDAWRCVWHMIQNDLVHGWGLDFALRKCVEHAHDEIGVVDTQWIIHKSIPSLNNQGKAENGRTPGEGVRERCHNEWKMFKERMANAEAAQAQGHNSTN, via the exons ATGGGATTCCTTTTGAGTAAAACGGAATCTTGCATAAGCATACCCCAAAAGATATTGAATACAATGAGGTCTCCATTAAAAAG TGGAAATATAATAGTACATAAAGAAGCAATGAAGACCACAATAGCATTTTTTGTTGGATGTGTTTTTGGCTTATTTATAGGACTATCATTAACAAAG TTGAATCTATCATCAAACTTGTCCAATGAGCATCACAAACTCAATGAGAGCACAAAG ATTTGGGTGCCTACAAATCCTCGAGGAGCTGAAAGGTTGCCCCCTAAAATTGTCGAATCTCAATCCGATTTCTATCTTCGTCGATTATGGGGTCTACCACATCAG GACCTAAGAATAAAACCAAAGTATCTTGTATCTTTTACCGTTGGTTATGACCAGAGAGACAACATTGATGCTGCCATAAAAAAG TTTTCTGAGAACTTCACAATTGTGTTATTCCATTATGATGATCGTATTAGTGAGTGGAATCAGTTTGAGTGGTCCAAGAAAGCGATTCATATCGCTGCTAGCAAACAAACTAAATG GTGGTATGCCAAACGGTTTCTACATCCTGATATTGTGGCTTCCTATGATTACGTCTTTATTTGGGACGAGGATCTAGGGTTGGAGCATTTCGATGCAGAGGA GTACTTGAAAATAGTAAAGAAACGTGGTTTGGAGATCTCGCAGCCTGGTGTAGACCTAAGTAGTGATTTTACATGGCAAATGACAAGGAAAAAGGATGGTGTAGAAGTCCATAA gGAAGCTGAGGAGAAAGATGGTTGGTGTTCTAATCCACCTGTGCCACCTTGTGCTGC ATTTGTTGAGATCATGGCTCCTGTATTTTCTAGAGATGCATGGCGTTGCGTATGGCATATGATACAG AATGACCTAGTTCATGGATGGGGTCTTGATTTTGCTCTCAGAAAATGTGTGGAG CATGCTCATGATGAAATAGGAGTTGTTGATACTCAATGGATTATCCACAAAAGTATTCCCTCACTTAACAACCAGGGAAAAGCGGAGAATGGAAGAACACCGGGGGAAGGG GTGAGAGAGAGGTGTCACAATGAATGGAAAATGTTCAAAGAGCGTATGGCTAATGCAGAAGCAGCACAGGCACAGGGTCATAATTCTACGAATTGA